ACATATTTTCCGTGTCGATAACCTCCGCCGGCCATGATGATGGGCAAATTATGCCAATCGTGGGCGCTGGCATTGCCAAGATTCGACCCAAACAGAACGGCCGTATGATCCAGCAGCGATCGGCCGGATTCGTCGATCGATCGCAGCTTCGATAGAAATTGCGCAAATACTTTGAACTCCGCTTGTTCGATCAGTTTCAATTCATCGATCTTCGCAGGATCCTTTCCGTGATGCGACAGCCCGTGCCAATCGCTGGCGACACCTTCGACCTTCGGCACCGAATTGAGCCCGCCCAATTCGAACGTGATCGTTCGCGTCGAATCGGTTTGCAGAGCCAATACGATCATGTCGTAGATCAACCGCTGCCTTTCGATCGCGTCGTTTTTGTCTTGAACGTCCTTCGGCGGATCGACGTCGACGTGCGGTTTGGGACGACGAACCCAGCCCTCACTTTGTTGCAGTCGCCGTTCAAGCTGGCGCACCGAATCGAGATACTCGCCCAACTTTTGACGATCGCGTTGGCCGAGCTTTCGCTCCAACGTTTCCGCTTTGCCACCAACGGTATCTAGGATGCTGCGTCCGCGCCGCAGGTTGCGAATTTCGGCTTCGATCTCTTTCGCATCTCCTTCGACGAACAGCGATTGGTACAGTTTTGCCGGCGACGCCACCGCCGGAATCGGAACTCCGCTGGGCGTCCACGACAACGAACGTCCCGACGTCGATAGTGCCAAGAATGGAAACCGCGTTTCCAGCCCGACCTGTGCCGCGATCATTTGGTCCAGTGATATCGAGTTGCGAAATCCGGCCAAGCCTGGTCGCATCGCAGACGTCAACCAAGTCATCTCCGACGCGTGTCCGTTATTGCCCTGCTGCTCGGGATGCGACAAACCGGAAAACAAAGTGAACTGATCACGATGCTCGGCCAACTGAGACAAATAGGGCGTCGAAGTCAGGTCTGCGTCATCGCGATCCGGAAACAAATGGGGGCCGTGAAAACCCAACCCCGCGCACATCGCCACGAAACGCTTCGGCGCGTTGTCTTTTGCATTGTCGGTCGTTGCACCGAGCGCCCGCCGTCCAACCGAGGGCCCCATCGCTTCTAGCAACGGCAAACCAACGAAGGCTGCGGCGGTGCCACGAAGGACCTGTCGTCGCGATAGAGGCCGTGATGGAATCAGCATCAATCCAACTCACTTTCGACGCATTGCGTCACTGGAAACCACCCACAAAATCATGTCGCCCACCCGATGCCCGCCCGATCGTGATCGGTCCACCAAGTCATCGATCATCGATCGATCGGCGAACCCCATTTCGCGGCCTGTGGCGAACGTCAACAACTTGGTGATCAACGATCGCGCCAGCGTATCATCGTCGCGGGCGATCATGTCGCGAAACTCAACGAAGTCCGTGAATCGGCGACCGTCAAGCAACTGGCCGCTGGCATCGACCGGCGGCCCCAAACGATACTGGACCTTTCGATTGTTGACTTGCTTGCTGATCCGATCGCCCGCACCCAAGCTGCGAAATCGCACGCGATAGCCACCGATCGGATTGAAATTTTCCAGCGCGAATCCCGGCGGATCAATCATCGCATGGCAATTGCGGCACGTGTCGGAGTCACGGTGCTTGTCCAACAATTCACGCAGCGTCGATGCACCGCGGATATCCGGTTCGACGCCGACGATGCCGGCCGGTGGCGGTGGCGGCGTCTGGCCCAAAATCCGGTGCATCACCCACACCCCGCGAACGATCGGCGAAGTGTTGGTGCCGTTGGCCGAAACTTTTAATACGCTCGCTTGCGTCATCAATCCGCCACGCACGCTGTCGGCCGGCAACCGCACGCGGCGCAGCTCGGGCGTATCGATGGTCTCCATTTCGCCCAAGCCAAATTGATAGTGCTTGGCCAGTCGATTGTTCAAGAACGCGATATCGCTTTTCACGACATGTCGGACCGGCAGGTTTTCGGAGAACATTGCATCCACAAACGCTCTGGTTTCCTTGATTGCCGAGTCTTGCAGAAACATGTCGTATTCGGGAAACAGTTTCTGGTCGGGGCTTGTCTGTTCCATATCACGCAGGTTCAACCAGGCGTCTGCAAAGTCGCTGATGAAGCGCCCGTGCCGCTCGTCCGCCATCAAACGCCTGGCGTGCCGCACGATCGCGTTTGGATCCGACGTCAACTCGCCCGCGTCGGCGGACGCCCGCAGCGCATCGTCGGGCGATGTGCGAGTCAAAAAATACGACAACCGCGCCGCTAATGCGTGGTCGTCAAGCAAACCGACCTTCTCGCTGAAATAAATAAAATCGGTCGAACAGAAGATCGCCGCGATCGCCGTCCGTAGCGATGACTCCACCGATTCGCCAACGGCCATCTCCGCTTCGAAGAGACTCACATACGAATCGAGTTGCGGTGC
The sequence above is a segment of the Rubripirellula tenax genome. Coding sequences within it:
- a CDS encoding DUF1552 domain-containing protein encodes the protein MLIPSRPLSRRQVLRGTAAAFVGLPLLEAMGPSVGRRALGATTDNAKDNAPKRFVAMCAGLGFHGPHLFPDRDDADLTSTPYLSQLAEHRDQFTLFSGLSHPEQQGNNGHASEMTWLTSAMRPGLAGFRNSISLDQMIAAQVGLETRFPFLALSTSGRSLSWTPSGVPIPAVASPAKLYQSLFVEGDAKEIEAEIRNLRRGRSILDTVGGKAETLERKLGQRDRQKLGEYLDSVRQLERRLQQSEGWVRRPKPHVDVDPPKDVQDKNDAIERQRLIYDMIVLALQTDSTRTITFELGGLNSVPKVEGVASDWHGLSHHGKDPAKIDELKLIEQAEFKVFAQFLSKLRSIDESGRSLLDHTAVLFGSNLGNASAHDWHNLPIIMAGGGYRHGKYVAHDAARNTPLANLFVAMAQHMGIETDQFGSSSAAGIRGLEKA